Proteins from one Mesoplodon densirostris isolate mMesDen1 chromosome 1, mMesDen1 primary haplotype, whole genome shotgun sequence genomic window:
- the LOC132496281 gene encoding LOW QUALITY PROTEIN: ORM1-like protein 1 (The sequence of the model RefSeq protein was modified relative to this genomic sequence to represent the inferred CDS: substituted 1 base at 1 genomic stop codon): MNVGAAHSEVNPNTRVMNSQGMWLTXALGVGLLHIVLLSIPFFSVPVAWTLTNVIHNLGMYVFLHAVKGTPFETPDQGKARLLTHWEQRDYGVQFTSSRKFFTISPIILYFLASFYTK, encoded by the coding sequence ATGAATGTTGGAGCGGCCCACAGTGAGGTGAATCCAAATACCCGTGTAATGAACAGCCAGGGTATGTGGCTGACATAGGCATTGGGAGTTGGCTTGCTTCATATTGTTTTACTCAGTATTCCCTTCTTCAGTGTTCCTGTTGCTTGGACCTTAACAAATGTTATACATAATCTGGGCATGTATGTATTTCTGCATGCGGTAAAAGGAACACCATTTGAAACTCCTGACCAGGGTAAAGCGAGGCTCCTAACTCATTGGGAACAACGGGACTATGGAGTACAGTTTACATCTTCAAGGAAGTTTTTCACAATTTCTCCAATAATTCTATATTTTCTGGCAAGTTTCTATACAAAGTAG